One genomic window of Mustelus asterias unplaced genomic scaffold, sMusAst1.hap1.1 HAP1_SCAFFOLD_4218, whole genome shotgun sequence includes the following:
- the m6pr gene encoding cation-dependent mannose-6-phosphate receptor — protein sequence RQEELETRSSESKSFNVTTTNATTKDSYTYSFRVCASIANSPGAGLVQYDKTKQPKVIGRINTTQLIGGSDWIILIYGSGDRYTSHCNNENRKGMVMISCNPGVLGASFTSVIEERSKVSDCFYLFELDSKTACPTPSHRLSTGSVLIIIFLVLLTVYILGGFLYQRLVVRAKGVEQFPNYYFWQEVGNLTA from the exons AGTTTTAACGTGACAACGACAAATGCTACGACAAAGGATTCTTACACGTACTCTTTCCGAGTCTGTGCCTCCATCGCCAACAGCCCGGGCGCTGGACTCGTTCAGTATGACAAGACTAAACAACCCAAGGTCATTGGCAGAATCAACACAACACAACTCATCGGAGGCa gtgatTGGATTATTCTGATTTATGGATCTGGTGATCGATACACCTCTCATTGTAACAATGAAAACCGGAAGGGCATGGTAATGATCTCCTGTAATCCTGGTGTTCTGGGG GCTTCGTTCACCTCAGTGATCGAGGAAAGGTCAAAGGTGTCTGATTGCTTTTACCTCTTCGAATTGGACAGTAAGACTGCCTGCCCCACTCCGAGTCATCGCCTGAGTACTGGCTCTGTCCTAATCATCAT ATTCTTGGTGTTGCTAACAGTCTACATTCTGGGAGGATTTCTCTACCAGCGACTGGTGGTCCGTGCCAAAGGCGTGGAACAATTTCCAAATTACTACTTCTGGCAAGAAGTGGGGAACCTAACAGCG